The nucleotide sequence CTGGAAAAGTCAAAACAGAAAATTAACGAGGAAAAAAGTGAGGAAAATGCGCCTTAAATTAGGAAACTGGATCGGGAATTATAACTGTCGCTGACACGGAAAAATAATTGTCGTTGATCAATCTTTGTATTTTCAGATACTTCTGGATTCAGGCCTGGCCGGAATGATGGTAGTTTGACTTTTTGCGATGTTGTCAAAAAATACGGCATGTCTAAATGTGTGCGTATTATGTATCTGCTTGTTTTAATAAAACGATTGATTTAAACGAATGTTTAAAATATGTATGTATCATTCGGAAAAATTATCAAGGAAAGCAGACATGGTGGATAACTCAAAATGCATGGACAATCCGGGCACCAAGGACAGAATTCTTGGTGCGGCCGAAAGGCTTTTTGCAGTCAAAGGGTATCATAATACCTCTTTGAGGGAAATAACATCTACTGCAATGGTAAATCTTGCTTCGGTCAACTATCATTTCGGGTCAAAGGACAAACTCCTCAAGTCAGTTTTTGAACGAAGGCTGATTCCCATGAATGAAATTAGATTCAGGCTTCTTGATGAAATTGACCAAAAATGTAAAGATGAAAACAGGAAGCCTGACGTCAGGGAAATCCTCGCAGCATTTGTTGAGCCGACGCTGAGGCATATGGAGGCGGGTGAAGGCTGGATGGAATTTTCCATGCTTGTGGGAAGGGCACTGAATGATCCTGACAATGTCCAGGCTGACCCTTTTCTTGAGCTTGTAATCCCTCTTTTTGTCAGGATGTTTGATCTTCTTTCCCTTGCCCTTCCCGAGCTTCCCGGCAAAATTCTTCTTTTAAAACTCTATTTTTCAATAGGAGTCGTCCAGCAGACTATATCAGGATGGAAAAGGGTGGACAGATTTGATCATATGCCTGAGATGGAGAAACACTATACATCAGATCTTGACACAATAATTGATACAATCCTTGATTTTATTGAGGCTGGAACAAAATCACACCTTACTTCCTAAGTTTGACAAGATCGCAAAAACTTCAATTACCATCATTCCGGCCAGGCCCGAATCCAGAAGTATCTGAAAATACAAAGATGCCGGATCAAGCCCGGCATGATGACACCGCCCATTTTTGAGTTTTTGCGAGACCATCAAGCTTATTTCAAGTGTTCTTCTTCAATTGGTTCAAGGTGGGTTATTACAGTAACACCTTGGATTGATGCAGATATCTCATCTTCTATGTCTTCCACAAGCTGGTGACCTTTTTGAACCGTCCATGATCCAGGTACAAGAACATGCATTGAGACGAACTTTTTAGTGCCCGCCTGTCTTGTGCATAGCTCGTGGTATTCAACCAGACCGTTTTGGGAGTACTTGCTCATTATATCAGTTATGAGTGCCTGTTCTTCAGGCTGAAGGGCTATATCCATGAGTCCTGATATGGATTTTGAAACCAGCCTGAATCCTGTCAGCAGAATACTCATGGCTACGATTATCGCAACCACAGGGTCAAGCCACAACCACCCGGTTATCTTTACAGCCCCTACTCCTATGAGAACCCCTGCTGAGGTCCAGACATCAGTCATGAGATGCCTAGAATTTGCCTCAAGGGTGATGGAATTGTTTTTTTGACCCGCTTTGCCAAGTATTCTGGCCGCCACGAAGTTTATGGCTGACGCTCCTACTGAGACAGCAAGGCCTATGTCTATTTTTTCAATGGGCCTGGGA is from Desulforegula conservatrix Mb1Pa and encodes:
- a CDS encoding TetR/AcrR family transcriptional regulator, with product MVDNSKCMDNPGTKDRILGAAERLFAVKGYHNTSLREITSTAMVNLASVNYHFGSKDKLLKSVFERRLIPMNEIRFRLLDEIDQKCKDENRKPDVREILAAFVEPTLRHMEAGEGWMEFSMLVGRALNDPDNVQADPFLELVIPLFVRMFDLLSLALPELPGKILLLKLYFSIGVVQQTISGWKRVDRFDHMPEMEKHYTSDLDTIIDTILDFIEAGTKSHLTS
- a CDS encoding cation diffusion facilitator family transporter produces the protein MTLTKNLSKFAWLSIAAAMVTILMKAEAYFLTGSVGLLSDALESFVNLAGALMALAMLAIASKPPDRDHNFGHGKAEYFSSGFEGALIVVAAISIAYAAGIRLFNPRPIEKIDIGLAVSVGASAINFVAARILGKAGQKNNSITLEANSRHLMTDVWTSAGVLIGVGAVKITGWLWLDPVVAIIVAMSILLTGFRLVSKSISGLMDIALQPEEQALITDIMSKYSQNGLVEYHELCTRQAGTKKFVSMHVLVPGSWTVQKGHQLVEDIEDEISASIQGVTVITHLEPIEEEHLK